In a genomic window of Lepisosteus oculatus isolate fLepOcu1 chromosome 5, fLepOcu1.hap2, whole genome shotgun sequence:
- the tp53bp1 gene encoding TP53-binding protein 1 isoform X6: protein MEPGGSELEPSLPTQDNPCLIVEDSQPDSGALEEDPESGYRTLLAKRLSNLQPHAHSPVLELISSPLGGKGCGGDGQQEGQSDGHPSSATVDSNQTQSSALEEHSQLLVCPLKSPKRALGTVNSESAGEDVGDSADSTTHCAQSEGTSQFGLLELSESQGLGEAHESREETDTSGRVTESPQKQSNQARGQSITGENSLTPPGQDDVSKRSEVTSSCTTELQSREVTNEKKMTFHHFLLGQGSEVFPQEEDSQLSTQEDLFERDDTGSTVDSTVAEPETPGMPASTPANSLRLLHLSGHTTLVQESLSQNSVEFVAPSQDNFGPTPIIVPNSPTEQEDEPGDDEPMDTSVSPDEAEQPQKKEEEPMETDQLPTESFHAHPDPISSSPKSRNSPALVLEKTLPVPSQPEFSHDIFVPTPSLEASSSSVAESGNKEVPPKDSPLRPLETGSSKDTQAEPSRQEQHKANPCQSGPSVPEESFRLELSTNSEGSSLFQKTQGKEEEDDSELTQIEELGDSAGAATNDPSVTPASQTKEKDMGNATGTLQPNESSLLNVSEGPKAIKDNSIEQTAKDSYPSENAKAEKFADEDNDVSDVSNASVTGSATDMQRASEATALTKPSSLQSAEPAGSASPSSSSPNPQTVDLATTSSVQEGPAAADLLKPATSESAPSSSGIPKDADPRTPEEAMEIQSRSPEAPEESRSKEAVSIKASDQEFGQNAGKPEGDDVTVDTSEEEPVQMEEEKKEDEGSGLCLALSQSQAFSPEPMEEEESFPAPEEPSIPKRDSPPGVERQSVGDGEDVPSSVIVIEESERDFQKEDEEVTLQPNKAQTVSSQPVILDSSQDSANVPDIPDNVQAKGTKVDMMGDKSVPSSNGSVHQASEKSSETNEAAERTDKVVDTRCPGELESQSAENSAAKSLSDSSGEIPFHFTLPKEGELIRPAATATPPPVDHLKLTPRHSTPIEVGSCSVRAAVTGDVSRETAMTTSDIMAEESGGDGVTSDSAFAVAERDAKLSLRMKLVTPVNEESPESACFSLQKPALSEEEVSVATATTVAKAVTSPLRSPSVFSRVCEVRRQVEAAGKERPRTPTRGGLSEEGEPGEEGQKALPLRHVPCSRAPQESDQSSSRPPEEEAGQGSSVRQRAQRLSVREKEIQTDALASGRLEETATQTEGRPGLAEEEEERCSATVQTDNASRALLRQRAVSQQTSFDATGTPTLPRKLQQRAVSQQTSFDASGPRQVMSKGDPESPPPRPPPGQSVRRHVRTIREVRTVVTRIITDVYYEDGKEVDRTVTEESEEPLVDCRVVESDLSPSRTAGSMTSGDLGDVSSLSSKTPSLQRNSSGASSGGPGPARRMGAEDATRGFIMPPHRGASARLASPRKACGQQQGGSNGPGGSRGTEDRARELETGPLTPLTPRGRARRGRPTSRTPFSRECGTPTSRDGGQGLPSSSSEDEPYNQMCAHVSESPPEHRPLRRSNSPEFGVLPPQSPDTGGGASSFVGLRVVAKWSSNGYFYSGCITRDSGAGRFRLLFDDGYECDVLGKDILLCDPIPLETEVTALSEDEYFSAGVVKGHKKEGSDFFYCVEKDGQRKWYRRMAVILSLEQGNRLREQFGLGPYEPVTPLTKASDISLDNLVEGKRKRRGNVGASGTPTRGPSESPRAPGNTGKRKLINAAEEDKCPAKRGRKSACPKTGRRVEACNTSESGAELPSDPAELVETHGPLPQSATLFLGYAFLLTASSESDRETNQPGSEGEEEYVQTAPYNKHYTESQLRTGGGYILQDFNEGQCNAAYQSLLIADQYCRTQKYLLCVASGVPCVSHLWVQYCCRDNKLLNYKDYLLPAGVGLPDNRIVEWHPRRSPFQSLQVLLVSEHPVELWAELLMMGGASSVRQYKVDPDSPPISVGMFDLLVTDRSCPESVLKCAAALELPVVSPEWLIQSLIVGEQLAYDSQPQYRHDYTPPP from the exons ATGGAACCAGGGGGCAGCGAGCTGGAGCCCAGCCTCCCCACACAAGACAACCCCTGCCTGATTGTGGAGGACTCCCAGCCCGACAGCGGCGCCCTGGAGGAGGACCCCGAGAGTGGTTATCGAACTCTGCTCGCAAAACGCCTCTCGAACCTGCAGCCGCACGCACACAGCCCAGTTCTG GAGCTGATCTCTTCTCCACTGGGCGGCAAGGGGTGTGGGGGGGACGGCCAGCAGGAGGGACAGAGTGACGGGCACCCCAGCTCGG cCACTGTGGATTCTAACCAGACCCAGAGCTCTGCCCTTGAGGAGCACAGTCAGCTGCTTGTGTGCCCCCTTAAGAGCCCAAAAAG GGCCCTGGGAACCGTGAACAGTGAGTCTGCTGGAGAGGACGTGGGAGACAGTGCTGACTCCACCACACATTGTGCCCAGTCTGAAG GAACGTCGCAGTTCGGTCTCCTGGAGTTGTCAGAGAGTCAGGGTCTTGGAGAGGCGCATGAGAGCCGGGAAGAGACAGACACTTCAGGGAGAGTGACTGAGAGCCCTCAAAAGCAGTCTAACCAAG CCAGGGGGCAGAGTATAACGGGGGAAAACAGCCTGACTCCCCCTGGTCAGGATGACGTTTCGAAAAG GTCAGAGGTGACTTCCAGTTGTACCACTGAGCTGCAGTCCAGGGAAGTGACCAATGAGAAGAAGATGACCTTTCACCACTTCTTGCTGGGGCAGGGGTCAGAGGTGTTCCCGCAGGAGGAGGACTCCCAGCTCTCCACTCAGGAGGATCTCTTTGAGAGGGATGACACAG GTTCCACTGTGGATAGCACTGTGGCTGAACCTGAGACCCCCGGGATGCCAGCATCAACCCCTGCAAACAGCCTCCGTCTGTTACACCTCTCCGGCCACACCACCCTAGTCCAGGAGAGCCTCTCCCA GAACTCAGTTGAATTTGTGGCCCCTTCTCAggacaattttggcccaacacCCATTATTGTTCCCAACTCGCCCACAGAGCAGGAAGATGAACCAG GTGATGATGAACCCATGGATACTTCTGTTTCTCCTGATGAAGCTGAACAACCacagaagaaagaagaagagcCAATGGAAACGGACCAACTCCCCACTGAGTCCTTCCATGCCCACCCAGATCCCATAAGTTCATCTCCAAAGTCTCGTAATTCCCCTGCTTTGGTGCTGGAGAAAACTCTCCCTGTGCCATCCCAGCCTGAATTCTCACAT GATATATTTGTCCCAACTCCAAGCCTGGAGGCTAGTAGCAGCAGTGTGGCAGAGAGCGGCAATAAGGAGGTGCCTCCCAAGGATAGCCCCTTAAGGCCCCTGGAGACGGGGTCTTCTAAAGACACTCAGGCAGAGCCCAGTAGACAGGAGCAGCACAAAGCAAATCCCTGCCAGTCAGGTCCCAGTGTACCAGAGGAGTCATTCCGATTAGAGCTTTCTACAAACAGTGAGGGCAGCAGTCTTTTCCAGAAAACGCAAggaaaggaggaggaggatgacaGTGAATTAACACAAATAGAGGAGCTGGGTGACAGTGCAGGAGCCGCTACTAATGACCCCTCAGTCACGCCTGCAAGCCAAACAAAGGAGAAAGACATGGGAAATGCTACCGGCACTCTGCAGCCAAATGAAAGTAGTTTATTAAACGTTTCTGAGGGGCCCAAGGCGATAAAGGATAACTCCATCGAGCAAACTGCTAAAGACTCGTACCCGTCCGAGAATGCTAAAGCTGAGAAATTTGCAGACGAGGACAACGATGTGTCAGATGTTTCCAATGCATCGGTCACTGGCTCGGCCACAGACATGCAGAGAGCATCAGAAGCAACAGCCTTGACAAAACCAAGTAGCTTGCAAAGTGCAGAGCCAGCAGGATCAGCCAGCCCCAGCAGCTCCTCCCCTAACCCTCAGACTGTAGACTTGGCCACCACCAGCAGCGTTCAGGAGGGTCCGGCAGCAGCTGATCTCCTTAAGCCCGCCACTTCCGAATCTGCACCGTCCTCCTCAGGAATTCCCAAGGATGCCGACCCTCGGACTCCAGAGGAGGCAATGGAAATCCAGTCCAGGAGTCCTGAGGCTCCCGAAGAATCCAGATCCAAGGAGGCCGTCTCGATCAAAGCTTCAGATCAGGAATTCGGGCAGAATGCAGGGAAACCTGAGGGTGATGATGTGACTGTGGACACTTCAGAGGAAGAACCGGTTCAGATGGAGGAAGAGAAGAAAGAGGACGAGGGGTCAGGCCTCTGCCTTGCCCTGTCTCAGAGCCAAGCATTTTCTCCAGAGCCAATGGAAGAAGAGGAATCTTTCCCAGCACCAGAGGAGCCTAGCATCCCAAAACGGGACAGTCCCCCAGGGGTGGAAAGGCAAAGTGTTGGGGATGGAGAGGACGTTCCCAGCAGTGTGATAGTAATagaggagagtgagagggacttCCAGAAAGAAGACGAGGAGGTGACCCTACAGCCCAACAAGGCACAAACTGTATCGTCCCAGCCAGTGATCCTGGATTCCTCTCAGGACTCTGCCAATGTTCCTGATATTCCAGATAATGTTCAAGCAAAGGGAACAAAAGTGGATATGATGGGAGACAAGTCTGTACCTTCTAGTAATGGCTCCGTGCACCAGGCCTCTGAGAAATCCTCTGAGACCAACGAGGCAGCAGAGCGTACAGACAAGGTGGTGGACACGAGGTGTCCTGGAGAGCTGGAAAGTCAGAGTGCAGAGAACTCTGCTGCCAAGAGCCTGAGTGACAGCTCTGGGG AAATCCCGTTTCACTTTACTCTTCCCAAGGAAGGAGAGCTGATTCGTCCAGCAGCTACTGCCACACCCCCCCCAGTTGACCATCTTAAACTGACTCCCCGACACAGCACTCCTATTG AGGTGGGGTCATGTTCTGTCAGAGCTGCAGTCACTGGTGATGTCAGCAGGGAGACAGCCATGACCACCAGTGACATCATGGCAGAGGAGAGTGGCGGAGATGGGGTCACAAGCGATTCAGCCTTCGCGGTGGCAGAGCGTGATGCAAAACTGAGCCTGAGGATGAAGCTGGTGACCCCAGTGAATGAAGAGAGCCCAGAGTCGGCATGTTTCAGTCTGCAGA AACCAGCATTATCTGAAGAGGAAGTCTCTGTTGCCACGGCTACCACTGTTGCTAAGGCTGTAACCAG CCCCCTGCGGAGCCCGTCGGTGTTCAGCCGTGTGTGTGAGGTCCGCAGGCAGGTGGAGGCAGCGGGGAAAGAGAGGCCCAGAACCCCCACCAG AGGAGGCCTGTCGGAGGAGGGAGAGCCAGGTGAGGAGGGACAGAAGGCACTGCCTCTTCGACACGTGCCCTGTAGCCGTGCCCCCCAGGAGTCCGACCAGTCCTCGAGCCGCCCGCCGGAGGAAGAGGCGGGTCAGGGAAGCTCGGTCCGGCAGCGGGCACAGCGGCTCAGCGTCCGGGAGAAGGAGATCCAGACAGACGCTCTGGCATCTGGGCGGCTGGAGGAAACTGCGACCCAGACAGAGGGCAGACCGGGGCtggctgaggaggaggaggagaggtgtAGCGCCACCGTGCAGACTGACAACGCCAGCAGGGCCCTGCTGAGGCAGAGAGCAGTGTCCCAGCAGACCAGCTTTGATGCCACCGGCACCCCCACTCTTCCTAGGAAG CTTCAGCAGAGGGCGGTGTCCCAGCAAACCAGCTTCGACGCTAGTGGGCCCCGGCAGGTAATGAGCAAG GGAGACCCCGAGTCCCCCCCTCCGCGACCCCCTCCGGGGCAGTCGGTCCGACGGCATGTGCGGACGATTCGGGAGGTGCGCACGGTCGTGACCCGCATCATCACCGATGTGTATTACGAGGACGGGAAGGAAGTGGACCGCACTGTCACGGAG GAATCGGAGGAGCCCCTGGTGGATTGCCGCGTGGTGGAAAGCGACCTTTCCCCATCCCGTACTGCTGGCTCCATGACCTCAGGTGACCTGGGTGACGTCAGCTCTCTCTCCTCCAAGACGCCCAGCCTCCAGCGCAACTCCAGCGGGGCCAGCAGTGGGGGACCTGGTCCTGCCAGGAGGATGGGCGCCGAGGATGCCACCAGAGGCTTCATCATGCCACCTCACCGCGGAGCCTCTGCCAGGCTCGCCAG CCCCCGGAAGGCATGTGGTCAGCAGCAGGGGGGCTCAAATGGGCCAGGTGGGTCCAGGGGGACAGAAGACAGAGCGAGAGAGCTGGAAACAGGGCCCCTCACCCCCTTAACACCCCGTGGAAGGGCGCGACGAGGCAGGCCTACGTCCCGCACCCCTTTCTCCAG GGAGTGTGGGACCCCCACATCAAGGGACGGTGGCCAAGGTCTGCCCAGCTCGTCCTCCGAGGATGAGCCCTATAACCAAATGTGTGCCCATGTGTCGGAGAGCCCTCCTGAGCACAGGCCCCTGCGGCGCTCTAACTCCCCCGAGTTTGGGGTGCTGCCGCCCCAGTCTCCTGACACCGGAGGGGGAGCCAGCAGCTTTGTGGGGCTGCGCGTCGTGGCCAAGTGGTCCTCCAATGGCTACTTTTACTCCGGCTGCATCACTCGCGACTCGGGAGCGGGCCGGTTCCGCCTGCTCTTCGACGATGGCTACGAGTGCGATGTGCTGGGCAAGGACATCCTGCTGTGCGACCCCATCCCACTGGAGACCGAAGTCACGGCGCTCTCCGAGGACGAGTACTTCAGTGCAG GTGTGGTGAAGGGGCATAAGAAGGAGGGCTCTGACTTCTTTTACTGCGTGGAGAAGGATGGCCAACGCAAGTGGTACCGGAGGATGGCGGTCATACTGTCACTGGAGCAGGGCAACCGGCTCAGGGAGCAGTTTGGCCTGGGCCCCTATGAGCCCGTCACTCCCCTCACCAAGGCCTCTGACATCAGTCTGG ATAACCTGGTGGAGGGGAAGCGGAAGCGCAGAGGGAACGTGGGGGCCAGTGGGACCCCCACCCGCGGGCCCAGCGAGAGCCCCAGAGCCCCCGGCAACACAGGCAAGAGGAAGCTCATCAACGCTGCTGAGGAAGACAAGTGTCCCGCCAAGAGAGGGCGGAAGTCTGCCTGTCCCAAAACTG ggcGGCGTGTGGAAGCATGCAACACCTCCGAGAGTGGCGCCGAACTGCCCTCGGACCCCGCTGAGCTGGTGGAGACCCATGGGCCTCTCCCCCAGAGCGCTACGCTCTTCCTGGGCTACGCCTTCCTGCTGACCGCTTCTTCGGAGAGCGACCGTGAGACCAACCAGCCTGGCAGCGAGGGAGAAGAGG AGTATGTGCAAACAGCCCCTTATAACAAGCACTACACAGAAAGCCAGCTGAGAACGGGAGGGGGCTACATCCTTCAGGACTTCAATGAGGGACAG TGCAATGCAGCCTATCAGAGCCTCCTGATTGCAGACCAGTACTGCCGTACCCAGAAATACCTGCTGTGTGTGGCAAGTGGGGTCCCCTGTGTCTCTCACCTGTGGGTGCAGTACTGCTGCCGCGATAACAAGCTACTGAACTATAAGGATTACCTGTTGCCTGCAGGAGTGGGGCTACCAGACAACCGCATCGTGGAGTG GCACCCTCGCCGCAGCCCTTTCCAGTCCCTGCAGGTCCTGCTGGTCTCGGAGCACCCTGTGGAACTCTGGGCCGAACTCCTCATGATGGGCGGAGCCTCTTCCGTGCGCCAGTATAAAGTGGACCCTGATAGCCCGC CGATCTCGGTGGGAATGTTCGACCTGCTGGTGACGGACCGCTCGTGCCCAGAGTCCGTGCTGAAGTGCGCAGCGGCCCTGGAGCTGCCCGTGGTGTCGCCTGAGTGGCTGATCCAGAGCCTGATTGTGGGGGAGCAGCTCGCCTACGACAGCCAGCCCCAGTACAGACACGACTACACTCCCCCTCCCTAA